The genomic window TCCGCGCTGCGTTGGTACAGCTGGCAACTCAGCCGGCCCTGAGCGACGTAGAACTGGAACAAGCAGTGGCACGGCGGCAGCGCCATGTGGTCGACATCGGCCACGTTCCAAGCCGAAACGATCAGCCGGCGGGAGTTGGGATTGCTGCGAATCGCGTCCTGCACGGCCGCGATCTGGTCGACGGCCTGGCCATCGGGCGTCTGCCAACTTCGCCACTGCTTGCCGTACACCGGCCCCAGTTCACCGTTTTCGTCGGCCCATTCATCCCAGATTCGGACGCCGTTTTCTTTCAGCCAGGCGATATTGGTTTCGCCCCGCAAGAACCACAGCAGTTCGTAGATGATCGAACGCAGGTGCAGCTTTTTGGTGGTCAACAGAGGAAAGCCCTGTTGCAGGTCGAACCGCATCTGACGACCAAACAGGCTGCGAGTGCCGGTCCCCGTGCGGTCGTCGCGGACGACGCCGGTTTCCAGAATTTCGCTCAGCAAAGCAAGATAGTTTTTCATAGTGTCTGTCTTACCCGCCCAGTTCCGGTCCGGCAATCGCACTCAGCGTCCAATGCCGGTCGCTCGTCTGCTGCACGGCCTCGCCGGCCAACCCGAACTGCACGGCCATCTGCCGGGCTTCGTCCACCGTCAACGCGGCGTGCAAGGATTGCCGCAACAACTGCCGTGCCTGCTCCGGGTGGTCCCCAACGTGCTCGTCCACCAACTGCTCCACCTGCTGCTCGGTTTCGGGGCGAAATAGATCGCGATGAAAAACCCGGCCGCCGGGTTTGACCAATCGCAGCGAATGCTGCAGAGCCAGGGCCGGTTCGGGCAAGTGGTGCAGGATACTGTTGCTGATCACACAATCAAACATCTGGTCGGCAAACACGTCCAAATCCTTGACCTGCTCGTGCTCCAACTGAATCCGCTCCAACAGCCCCGCGATGTCAACATTCGCCTGGGCGCGTTCCAACATACTGACCGCCGCATCGATGGCCATTACACGAACGTCCGGCAGCCGCTGACATAACAGAATCGGGATGCGAGCCGTCCCGGTACCAAGATCCAGAATGTCGGGGCCCACGCTGCCGGTGGCCACCAGGTCGTCCACAAACGCCTGATTGACCGCCGCGTGATCCATGGCGTCGTACTGCGCGGTTTCCGTAACGTCGTCGTTGAATTCGGGTTCAAGTACACGCGTAAGCATGGCTGTTGGTTGTTGGTTAGTGAGACGAAGCCGGGGAATCGGGCTGAGGCATTTTCGACCACAGCAGCAACACCACGCTGACGGCGATGTAACCGGCGGCGTATTCGAACACCAGTGGGCGATAGGGTCCTGACAACACGATCGCCTCCCAAGCCTGGGGGCCGAAGGGCAAGGCGATACTATTGGTTTCCAGCGGTGAATGAATGATGCCAAACAGGGTGAACAGGGCCGCCACAGCGGACACGCCCGCGGCCAATCGCAGCTTTCGATCGATCACCGCCACCAACATCCACGACCACAACAGACTGGTCAAAATAAAACTATTGGAGAGCATTCGCAGGGTCTGCAAATCTCGTTGCACTTCGGGCAGCACTTGATCGACACTCACCGCCGGCATCATCCGGCCGGGCATGTGCAGGGCCAGGAACGCCAGGGCCGGAAGGCAAGCAATCGCGACCGCCGGATAGTGGCGTCGCGGCGTGGCGAGGAAGCTTTGCGACGAGATCTCCAAACCTACAAACACCAGGATCGGATACACGGCCGGTGCCGGGATCCATTGATACAGGTATCCAAAGTATCCGATCACGCCGGCGGAACCGATCAGCAGCGCGGTAGCCAGCGTGTACGCCGCTCGGCCACCCATGGCTTTATACGCCGGATGGCCAATGTAGGGCGTGGTCTGGATCACTCCGCCGCTCAAGCCGGCCAGCAGTGTGGCCACCGCTTCAACGCCGATCACGGTCTTGGTGTCGTATTCGTCGCCTCCGGCCGCGGCGCTTTCGGTGCAGTCGATGCCGCCGACGACGGTCACCAAAGCGAAGGGCAGGGCGACCGGCAAGTAGGGCAGGGCATCGCCGATGCGTGCCGTCCAGCCAAACGTCCAGGCCTCTAGCCAACGTGTGGGCAGCCACTGCGTTTCGATCGCTTCAGCCGCCACATAGCCCGGCATCTCCAGCCACAACATCAGGTAATAAACCGTCCCGGCGACCAATAGAGCCCCCACCGTGCCGGGCAGTTGAAAGGGCAACCGGGCGCGGCCGATCAGGGCCGTTAACACGATCGCCAAGGCCACCAGACCGGGCAGCGGATAGCTGAAGATATGCAGCAGCGGCAAGAAGCTGATCAACACCAAGGCGATCGCGGCCAGCGACCCCAACAAACCGGCTCGAGGCACCAACCGCCGCACCCAACCGCTGATCGGCGTACAGATCAACTTCAAGATTCCACAGGCCACCACACACACGATGCCGATGTGCCAGGTGTACTCGGCGGCTTCGGCCACCGGCAGCTGCAGGTTCGTCGCGGCATGCTGAAAGGCCGGCGCCAGCACAAAGAAAATCATCCCAAAGGTACTCGGCGTATCGAGTCCCAGGGGCATCGCCGTCACGTCGTCGCGACCGGTCCGCTTGGCCAACCGCAGGGCCACAAAGAAAAACGCCAAATCGCCCAACAGCACACCGATCGCCGTGCCCGGCACCATGGCTTCCACAACAAACTGAGCGGGCAGCCCCAACATCGCCAGCAGGCTGACCATCAGGATCAAGCCCGCCACGTTATCCAGCATCAAGCCAAAGAAAGCGTTGACATCGCCCGGCTGGGCCCAGTGATAACCGCCGGATCGCGGTGTCCGCCCGGAGCCAGAAGGGTCGCCGGACGAGGGGTCGATAGGGGGGGCCGTGGCTGACAAACGAAGGCTCTCACTGGGTTCGCGCGCGTTCAGACTGCAATAGGTTGAAGCTGGGGCGAGCCGCTGTCAACGCTCCCCCTCCCCAGGCCCCGCCGACAAAATCCCTGCGATCCGCTCAACCATCCCGGTCGGCGTCTGGAACCCAATCGCTAACTCCAGGAAAACGCGCACCGTCGGGGGCCGGTGACCTAGTCTTGCACAGCACTGCTTAGAAGTGCTCAAGCGAGTTCCCAACCTGAGAGCAAGACCCATGTACGCAACCATCAAAACCTGCCTGCTGGCCGCCGTGGCCGTGATCAGCAGCGCCGCTCCGGCAGTCGGTGTCGAAGAACTCCTCGCCCCGCTGAACGCCATCCCGGACCACCCCGTCGAAAGCCACCGGCTGCCCAGCGAACTGCTGCCAGGGGACGTACTGCAGGGAGAAGTGTTGCCGGGCGAACCGAGCGAAACGCTGCTCGGAGACGGGCTGCCTGGCGAAGCCATTCCCGCATCGCCCTATGACGCGGTGCCTTTCGAACTGGACCCGGCCGTCCCCCAGATGCGCCAACAACGCCACTACTCCCAATCGCCTCCTCTGTATGACGTCGCGCCGGCGGCACCGGAACGAGTCACCGATTCGATCTGGCCCGAATCGATGTGGGCCGCACCGGCTTGGCCGGCCTTGCGGTGGCCTTTCTCGCAGTCGACCTCGACGGCTTGCTGCGTGCCGCCCAAAATCCGCTACTGGAACCATCCTCTGCTGGCCGCCGATGTCTGCCCTTGCGGCTGTGAAGAGACCATCGAAACGCACCTCCCGGTGCCCTGCCAGTGCTGCCCAGTGATGGTCAAGGTCTGTGTCCCGGTATGCTGCAGCGGTCCGCCGCAATGCAATACCGGCCGCGACCTGTTGGGACGCAAGGTCTACGACTACTGCTGGCCCAATGGCTATCGCGTGACCGTGGTCGACCGCCACACCGGCACGCTGGT from Roseimaritima ulvae includes these protein-coding regions:
- a CDS encoding thymidylate synthase, with product MKNYLALLSEILETGVVRDDRTGTGTRSLFGRQMRFDLQQGFPLLTTKKLHLRSIIYELLWFLRGETNIAWLKENGVRIWDEWADENGELGPVYGKQWRSWQTPDGQAVDQIAAVQDAIRSNPNSRRLIVSAWNVADVDHMALPPCHCLFQFYVAQGRLSCQLYQRSADVFLGVPFNIASYALLTIMMAHATGLQPGEFVHTFGDVHLYSNHVEQARLQLLREPRALPEMRLSKQRASVFDFEYEDFQLLDYDPHPHIKATVAV
- a CDS encoding class I SAM-dependent methyltransferase translates to MLTRVLEPEFNDDVTETAQYDAMDHAAVNQAFVDDLVATGSVGPDILDLGTGTARIPILLCQRLPDVRVMAIDAAVSMLERAQANVDIAGLLERIQLEHEQVKDLDVFADQMFDCVISNSILHHLPEPALALQHSLRLVKPGGRVFHRDLFRPETEQQVEQLVDEHVGDHPEQARQLLRQSLHAALTVDEARQMAVQFGLAGEAVQQTSDRHWTLSAIAGPELGG
- a CDS encoding permease, translated to MLDNVAGLILMVSLLAMLGLPAQFVVEAMVPGTAIGVLLGDLAFFFVALRLAKRTGRDDVTAMPLGLDTPSTFGMIFFVLAPAFQHAATNLQLPVAEAAEYTWHIGIVCVVACGILKLICTPISGWVRRLVPRAGLLGSLAAIALVLISFLPLLHIFSYPLPGLVALAIVLTALIGRARLPFQLPGTVGALLVAGTVYYLMLWLEMPGYVAAEAIETQWLPTRWLEAWTFGWTARIGDALPYLPVALPFALVTVVGGIDCTESAAAGGDEYDTKTVIGVEAVATLLAGLSGGVIQTTPYIGHPAYKAMGGRAAYTLATALLIGSAGVIGYFGYLYQWIPAPAVYPILVFVGLEISSQSFLATPRRHYPAVAIACLPALAFLALHMPGRMMPAVSVDQVLPEVQRDLQTLRMLSNSFILTSLLWSWMLVAVIDRKLRLAAGVSAVAALFTLFGIIHSPLETNSIALPFGPQAWEAIVLSGPYRPLVFEYAAGYIAVSVVLLLWSKMPQPDSPASSH